The following nucleotide sequence is from Streptomyces sp. HUAS CB01.
CGACCGGCTCCGCTCCGGAGGCACACGCCACACCGGTCCCCAAGGCCGACGCCGACTCCGCCTTCGAACACGCCGAATGCATCGGCTGCGGGGCGTGCGTCGCAGCCTGCCCCAACGGCTCGGCGATGCTCTTCACCTCGGCGAAGGTCAACCACCTCAACGTGCTCCCGCAGGGCGCGCCCGAGCGCGAGACGCGGGTGCTCGACATGGTCGCCGCCATGGACGAGGAGGGCTTCGGCGGCTGCACCCTCACCGGCGAGTGCGCGACGGCCTGCCCGAAGGGCATTCCGCTCCCGTCCATCACGGCGATGAACCGCGAGTGGCTGCGTGCCACGCGGAAGGTCAAGCGGTAGGCCGCGTCCGGCACATCCCGCACGGCGGTCGGACACGGCCCAGCCGCACCCCACGACGGGGGAGCGGGCCGCCACGGGTCGTCAGTCCGTGAAGGACCCGTGGCGGCCCGCGCCACCCGTGAAGCGGTCCGCGCCCGACTGCGTCTCGCCGGCGGACAGGGGCACGAGACCGTGCCGGTACTCGCCCGCGAGCGCCTCGGGTTCGGGCAGGCCGTGCTGTTCGCGTACGGAGAGCCGGTCGTGGCGCAGGCACAGCCGGGGGAACGCGGCGATCTCGTGGGCGAGCGCTTCGGCCGCGCGCCGGGACTCCCCGGGCGGGACGAGCCGGTTGGCGAGCCCGATCCCGTAGGCTTCGGCGGCCGGTACGGGGCGGCCGGTGAGGATCAGGTCCATGGCGCGGCTCTCGCCGATGAGCCGCGGGAGCCGCACCGTGCCGCCGTCGATCAGCGGGACGCCCCAGCGGCGGCAGAACACCCCGAAGACCGCGTCCTGTTCGGCGACCCGCAGATCGCACCAGAGGGCGAGCTCCAGGCCGCCCGCCACGGCGTGGCCGGAGACCGCGGCGATCACGGGCTTGCTCAGCCGCATCCGGGTCGGGCCCATCGGGCCGTCGCCGTCCGCGGTGACCGTGTTGCCGCGCCCGGTGCCGACGGCCTTGAGATCGGCGCCGGCGCAGAACGTGCCGCCCTCGCCCCACAGCACGGCGACGGCGGCGTCCTCGTCCGCCTCGAACCGACGGAAGGCGTCGGCCAGCAGTGCCGCCGTCGGGCCGTCCACCGCGTTGCGCACCTCGGGGCGGCTGAGGACGACGGTGAGGACGGGGCCGTCGCGCTCGATCCGTACGGCCGGGGTGTCACCCATCGTTCGTCCTCCCGCTGATGCGCCTGCCAGGTCCGGTCGAGGATCCTTCCCGGGGCTCGGTGCCGGCACAACCCCCTGGCCGGCCGTCCGGCCGTCTGCATGGAGGTATTCACACCCCCGCTCTTGGCATATTTTCCGGACAGATTTTCCCTGTGACGCCCGGCACGTCCGATGGTCGCAACGTGAAGATTTTTCACACGACTGTCACATATGACTGCGGTTCTTGCGTCCGAACGACACATCCACGCCACGAACAGCAAGATCAGCACTGTTCAACCCTGCACTGTGTGGGGGGACTTGTCCGTATGGCGGCCAACCCGCCCGTCCCGGTTACGGCCCGGCGCCGGACGGCCTGTAGGCATGGTCACGGCGGTTCCGGCCCGACCACCGGAACCGCCGCTCCACCACATCCACTTGGGGGTAACGCATGTCCGGAATCACCCGCCGCCAGGCCCTGGGCGTCGCCGCGGGCACCGCCGCCGGCCTCGCCGCGGCCGGCGCCGCTCACGCCGCGGTGCGGACCGCGGATCCGCGGGAGCACGGCACCCGTGGCGCGGCCGCCGCGCCCGGTTCGTTCGACGAGGTCTACAAGGGCCGCCGTATACAGGGGGGTCCCGCGCACGACGGCGGTCACGGGGGCGGACACCACGGCGGCCACGGCGCCGGCTACACCGTCCGCATAGACGGCGAGGAGCTCCACGTCATGCGCAACGCGGACGGCACCTGGATCAGCGTGATCAATCACTACGAGCCGCAGGCCACCCCGCGGGCCCTCGCCCGCGCGGCCGTCACCGAACTCCAGGGCGCCGCCCTCGTCCCGCTCGCCCTCGGCTGAACCGGAGCAATACCGCCATGACCGTACGCAAGAACCAGGCCCAGCTCTCCGCCGACGAGAAGCGGCGGTTCGTCAACGCCCTCCTCGCCCTCAAGCGCAACGGGCAGTACGACACCTTCGTCACCAC
It contains:
- a CDS encoding crotonase/enoyl-CoA hydratase family protein: MGDTPAVRIERDGPVLTVVLSRPEVRNAVDGPTAALLADAFRRFEADEDAAVAVLWGEGGTFCAGADLKAVGTGRGNTVTADGDGPMGPTRMRLSKPVIAAVSGHAVAGGLELALWCDLRVAEQDAVFGVFCRRWGVPLIDGGTVRLPRLIGESRAMDLILTGRPVPAAEAYGIGLANRLVPPGESRRAAEALAHEIAAFPRLCLRHDRLSVREQHGLPEPEALAGEYRHGLVPLSAGETQSGADRFTGGAGRHGSFTD
- the melC1 gene encoding apotyrosinase chaperone MelC1, with product MSGITRRQALGVAAGTAAGLAAAGAAHAAVRTADPREHGTRGAAAAPGSFDEVYKGRRIQGGPAHDGGHGGGHHGGHGAGYTVRIDGEELHVMRNADGTWISVINHYEPQATPRALARAAVTELQGAALVPLALG